From Thermoanaerobaculia bacterium:
ATTTCTTCAAGAGCTTGAACGCGTGATTCCACCCGCCGCCGCGGAGGGCATAGAGCACCCAGAGGAGGCACATCGGCTCGAGGAGCCGCGCGCCTTCGATGTCCCCGATGTCGATCGAGCTCCAGCCGAAGTCGTCGAGGATCGCGGCGACGGTGCTCTTCGCCGAGCCGTCGTTGCCGCAATAGAACATGTCGGGCGGACCGCCGGGGAACTCCGGACGCACCATGTGAGCGTGGCCGACGATGTTGAAGGCCTTCACGACGCGGGCGTCGGGCAGCCAGCGCTGCACCTGCTCGCCGCCCGAATCGGTGTGGCCGAGAGCCAGGGCGGGCGGTTTGCCGGGCGCGGAGACGAGCGGGTTCGTCGCGTCGATCACGACCTTTCCGGCGAGTGTGGTGGGCGTGGCCAGGCGCAGCGCGTTTTCGGTTCCGGACCACGACGTGGCGAGAACACCGAGCTCGCCCCAGGACGCGGCCTCGGAAAACGTCCCGCCTCGGACGGTGGCTCCGGCGGCGCGAGCGGCTGCTTGCGCCCTCCCGGCTTCTCTCGAGCCCATCATCACATCGTCGCCGCGCCCCGCGAATCCCTTCGCGAGCGACCGGCCGACGTCTCCGGTTCCCAGAATCGCGAC
This genomic window contains:
- a CDS encoding NAD(P)-binding domain-containing protein gives rise to the protein MRVAILGTGDVGRSLAKGFAGRGDDVMMGSREAGRAQAAARAAGATVRGGTFSEAASWGELGVLATSWSGTENALRLATPTTLAGKVVIDATNPLVSAPGKPPALALGHTDSGGEQVQRWLPDARVVKAFNIVGHAHMVRPEFPGGPPDMFYCGNDGSAKSTVAAILDDFGWSSIDIGDIEGARLLEPMCLLWVLYALRGGGWNHAFKLLKK